In one window of Agromyces badenianii DNA:
- a CDS encoding ATP-binding cassette domain-containing protein, giving the protein MASGIPIQISGLSKHFGPVTAVDDLSFTVQPGKVTGFLGPNGAGKTTTLRVLLGLERASAGTATFGGTPYSALEKPIETVGAALDANFHPGRSARNHLKVYATAAGLPTARVQAVLEQVGIADYADRRVGGYSLGMRQRLALAYTLLGDPGVFVLDEPINGLDPEGIKWIRGFLQSLAREGRTVLVSSHLLSEVQQSVDEVVIIAKGRLMKTGTLASLELDSAPRTIADSPDRPALAAALEAAGLEYTEGRNGFIVTEPDPARVGHAAFVGGVELAALHRLRSGLEESFLSLVGGGEEA; this is encoded by the coding sequence ATGGCGAGCGGCATCCCCATCCAGATCTCGGGGCTCAGCAAGCACTTCGGGCCGGTGACCGCGGTCGACGATCTCAGCTTCACCGTGCAACCGGGAAAGGTCACCGGGTTCCTCGGCCCCAACGGCGCCGGCAAGACGACGACCCTACGGGTGCTGCTCGGGCTCGAGCGCGCGAGCGCCGGCACCGCCACGTTCGGCGGCACGCCGTACTCGGCGCTCGAGAAGCCCATCGAGACGGTCGGTGCCGCGCTCGACGCGAACTTCCACCCGGGGCGCAGCGCTCGCAATCACCTCAAGGTGTACGCGACGGCCGCCGGCCTGCCGACGGCTCGCGTGCAGGCGGTGCTCGAGCAGGTCGGCATCGCGGACTACGCCGACCGCCGGGTCGGCGGATATTCGCTCGGCATGCGGCAGCGGCTCGCGCTGGCCTACACCCTGCTCGGCGACCCCGGCGTCTTCGTGCTCGACGAGCCGATCAACGGTCTCGACCCCGAGGGCATCAAGTGGATCCGCGGGTTCCTGCAGAGCCTCGCCCGTGAGGGCCGCACCGTGCTCGTCTCCTCCCACCTGCTCAGCGAGGTGCAGCAGAGCGTCGACGAGGTCGTGATCATCGCGAAGGGCCGGCTCATGAAGACCGGCACGCTCGCGAGCCTCGAACTCGATTCGGCGCCGCGCACGATCGCGGACTCGCCCGACCGGCCGGCCCTCGCCGCAGCGCTCGAGGCCGCGGGGCTCGAGTACACCGAGGGTCGGAACGGCTTCATCGTCACCGAGCCCGACCCCGCCCGGGTCGGGCATGCCGCGTTCGTCGGCGGCGTCGAGCTCGCGGCCCTGCATCGCTTGAGATCGGGGCTCGAGGAGTCCTTCCTCTCCCTCGTCGGCGGAGGTGAGGAGGCGTGA
- a CDS encoding LssY C-terminal domain-containing protein: protein MSEVGAGASGDRIGSAAVDPAPARRVSFTVLLDGFFFIYAGIAAVWLAWLVLTESFAFGWFGIAFFVVFWLVLAYLVLPRLHRILTAVYVPDYFIGRARTSDGLLGDPVNLAFDGEEASLHAAMRAAGWTRADDVTGASSWRIVASTITRRSYDEAPVSPLFLFGRQQDFAYQQEVEGNPARRHHVRFWRTPESWLLPGGRRVDWLAAGTFDRAVGFSLFTLQITHKIDADIDIERDHIVDTVIAANPAARVDVLADFSTGYHSRNGGGDTIRTDGDLPVVDVSAVPVEAVDAVEAADAAEPRLPVETRVARETGAAR, encoded by the coding sequence ATGTCGGAGGTGGGGGCCGGGGCATCCGGTGACAGGATCGGGAGCGCTGCCGTCGACCCTGCTCCCGCGCGCAGGGTCTCCTTTACCGTGCTGCTCGACGGCTTCTTCTTCATCTATGCGGGCATCGCAGCCGTCTGGCTCGCCTGGCTGGTGCTCACCGAGTCGTTCGCGTTCGGCTGGTTCGGCATCGCCTTCTTCGTGGTGTTCTGGCTCGTGCTCGCCTATCTCGTGCTGCCTCGGCTGCACCGCATCCTGACGGCCGTCTACGTGCCCGACTACTTCATCGGGCGGGCCCGCACGAGCGATGGACTGCTCGGCGACCCGGTGAACCTCGCCTTCGACGGCGAGGAGGCGTCGCTGCATGCGGCGATGCGCGCGGCCGGCTGGACCCGGGCCGACGACGTGACGGGCGCGTCGAGCTGGCGCATCGTGGCGTCGACCATCACCCGTCGCAGCTACGACGAGGCGCCGGTCAGCCCGCTCTTCCTCTTCGGGCGTCAGCAGGACTTCGCCTACCAGCAGGAGGTCGAGGGCAATCCCGCCCGCCGTCACCACGTGCGGTTCTGGCGCACCCCCGAGAGCTGGCTGCTGCCGGGCGGGCGCCGGGTCGACTGGCTCGCGGCGGGCACCTTCGACCGCGCGGTCGGCTTCTCGTTGTTCACGCTGCAGATCACGCACAAGATCGACGCCGACATCGACATCGAGCGCGACCACATCGTCGACACCGTCATCGCGGCGAACCCCGCAGCGCGGGTCGATGTGCTCGCCGACTTCTCGACGGGCTACCACTCCCGCAACGGCGGCGGCGACACGATCCGCACCGACGGAGATCTGCCGGTCGTCGACGTCAGCGCGGTGCCGGTCGAGGCGGTCGACGCGGTCGAGGCAGCGGATGCCGCTGAGCCGCGGTTGCCCGTCGAGACCCGCGTCGCGCGCGAGACGGGGGCGGCGCGATGA
- a CDS encoding MmgE/PrpD family protein, whose translation MHLHHVRTHRSDENLDREGQLAWKLAGVATDPVELDDDVVDMVVNRVIDNAAVAAASIARGPVVSARSQALAHPVSIGGDGATVFGADAARRTSPEWAAWANGVAVRELDFHDTFLAAEYSHPGDNIPPIVAVAQHLAASRGLTGRDVVRAIATGYEIQIDLVKAISLHKHKIDHVAHLGPSAAAGIGTLLGLDQETIFQAIGQALHTTTATRQSRKGEISTWKAHAPAFAGKMAVEAVDRAMRGQTSPVPIYEGEDGVIAWLLDGPDASYDVPLPGAGEAKRAILDSYTKEHSAEYQAQAWIDLARKLHDEYPLILDDPERIESITLHTSHHTHFVIGSGANDPQKYDPDASRETLDHSIPYIFTVALQDGAWDHAESYSPERAHRPDTVALWRKVSTVEDPEWTRRYHSDDIAEKAFGGRVVIKLADGGEIVDEIAVADAHPLGARPFAREQYVQKFRTLAEWALTPDEIERFLDVAQRLPELGPDELGGLTFTVAPGALVGVEIPEGLF comes from the coding sequence ATGCACCTCCACCACGTCCGCACGCACCGCAGTGACGAGAACCTCGACCGTGAGGGCCAGCTCGCCTGGAAGCTCGCGGGCGTCGCGACCGACCCGGTCGAGCTCGACGACGACGTCGTCGACATGGTGGTGAACCGGGTCATCGACAACGCCGCCGTCGCGGCCGCGTCGATCGCCCGCGGCCCGGTCGTCTCGGCGCGCAGCCAGGCCCTCGCGCATCCGGTCTCGATCGGCGGCGACGGCGCCACGGTCTTCGGTGCGGATGCCGCGCGGCGCACCTCGCCCGAGTGGGCGGCGTGGGCCAACGGGGTCGCCGTGCGCGAACTCGACTTCCACGACACCTTCCTCGCGGCGGAGTACTCGCACCCCGGCGACAACATCCCCCCGATCGTCGCCGTGGCCCAGCACCTCGCGGCCAGCCGCGGGCTCACCGGGCGCGACGTCGTGCGGGCGATCGCCACGGGCTACGAGATCCAGATCGACCTCGTGAAGGCGATCTCGCTGCACAAGCACAAGATCGACCACGTCGCCCACCTCGGCCCCTCGGCCGCTGCCGGCATCGGCACCCTGCTCGGCCTCGACCAGGAGACGATCTTCCAGGCCATCGGCCAGGCCCTGCACACCACCACCGCGACCCGGCAGTCCCGCAAGGGCGAGATCTCGACCTGGAAGGCGCACGCTCCCGCGTTCGCCGGAAAGATGGCCGTCGAGGCGGTCGACCGGGCGATGCGCGGCCAGACGAGCCCCGTGCCGATCTACGAGGGTGAGGACGGCGTCATCGCCTGGCTCCTCGACGGACCGGATGCCTCCTACGACGTGCCGCTGCCCGGCGCGGGCGAGGCCAAGCGCGCGATCCTCGACTCGTACACGAAGGAGCACTCGGCGGAGTACCAGGCGCAGGCCTGGATCGACCTCGCCCGCAAGCTCCACGACGAGTACCCGCTGATCCTCGACGACCCCGAGCGCATCGAGTCGATCACCCTGCACACCTCGCACCACACGCACTTCGTCATCGGCTCGGGCGCGAACGACCCGCAGAAGTACGACCCGGATGCCTCGCGCGAGACCCTCGACCACTCGATCCCCTACATCTTCACCGTCGCCCTGCAAGACGGCGCCTGGGACCACGCAGAGTCGTACTCGCCCGAGCGTGCGCACCGGCCCGACACCGTGGCGCTCTGGAGGAAGGTCTCGACCGTCGAAGACCCGGAGTGGACCCGTCGCTACCACTCCGACGACATCGCCGAGAAGGCGTTCGGCGGACGGGTGGTCATCAAGCTCGCCGACGGCGGCGAGATCGTCGACGAGATCGCCGTCGCCGACGCGCATCCGCTCGGGGCCCGGCCGTTCGCCCGCGAGCAGTACGTGCAGAAGTTCCGCACGCTCGCCGAGTGGGCGCTCACGCCCGACGAGATCGAGCGCTTCCTCGACGTCGCGCAGCGCCTGCCCGAGCTCGGCCCCGACGAGCTCGGCGGCCTCACCTTCACCGTCGCGCCGGGCGCGCTCGTCGGCGTCGAGATCCCCGAGGGGCTGTTCTGA
- a CDS encoding ArsR/SmtB family transcription factor: MMHPFELVADPVRRRLIEVLAVGEHPVGVLNDVIAMEFCISRSAVSHHLRILRDEGVVTVAQDQGLPQSRLYVLDGDFLERLDDAVGALFALWDQRYGTGVRRAPEFPARPLPPTRAPHSHRAGRKGMRGRRSPGFDEPLGQNP, translated from the coding sequence ATGATGCATCCGTTCGAGCTCGTCGCCGACCCCGTGCGACGGCGGCTCATCGAGGTGCTCGCGGTGGGTGAACACCCCGTCGGCGTGCTCAACGACGTCATCGCGATGGAGTTCTGCATCTCGCGGTCGGCGGTGTCGCATCACCTGCGGATCCTGCGCGACGAGGGCGTCGTCACGGTCGCGCAGGATCAGGGGTTGCCGCAATCGCGGCTGTACGTGCTCGACGGCGACTTCCTCGAACGTCTCGACGACGCCGTCGGGGCGCTCTTCGCCCTCTGGGATCAGCGGTACGGCACCGGCGTGCGCCGGGCTCCCGAGTTCCCGGCCCGACCGTTGCCGCCCACCCGAGCTCCGCACTCGCACCGCGCCGGTCGGAAGGGCATGCGCGGGCGCCGCTCCCCCGGCTTCGACGAGCCCCTCGGCCAGAACCCCTGA
- a CDS encoding ABC transporter permease, giving the protein MSVVRAIGSEFQKVFTTRMWWLLAILLAAYVAFMSGGFGAFLGWATQNPDAAAATGGTTTVPPGADLALLIYSFASSVGYVFPVLLGALAVTGEFRHKTLTPTFLAEPHRTVVLSAKFLSQLVVGAGLGVIAFAVSVGAGAAALAGFGLDTGLDSSDTWALVGRGVLAMALWGAIGVGLGVLVVNQVAAIVIVIAFTQFLEPILRIVASLSDVTASIGRFLPGAASDALVGASFYNIASLGSTQTLDWWQGGLVLLGIAVVATVIGGATTWRRDVA; this is encoded by the coding sequence GTGAGCGTCGTGCGTGCGATCGGCTCCGAGTTCCAGAAGGTCTTCACGACCCGCATGTGGTGGCTCCTCGCCATCCTCCTCGCGGCATACGTCGCCTTCATGTCGGGCGGATTCGGCGCCTTCCTCGGCTGGGCGACCCAGAATCCGGATGCCGCTGCGGCCACCGGCGGCACGACCACGGTGCCGCCCGGTGCCGATCTGGCGCTGCTGATCTACAGCTTCGCGTCGTCGGTCGGCTACGTGTTCCCGGTGCTGCTCGGTGCGCTCGCCGTGACCGGGGAGTTCCGGCACAAGACCCTCACGCCGACCTTCCTCGCCGAACCGCACCGCACCGTCGTTCTCAGCGCCAAGTTCCTGTCTCAGCTCGTCGTCGGCGCCGGCCTCGGCGTCATCGCCTTCGCCGTCTCGGTCGGTGCCGGTGCAGCCGCCCTCGCCGGCTTCGGCCTCGACACCGGACTCGACTCGAGCGACACCTGGGCGCTCGTCGGCCGCGGCGTGCTCGCCATGGCCCTGTGGGGCGCGATCGGCGTCGGCCTCGGCGTGCTCGTGGTCAACCAGGTGGCGGCGATCGTGATCGTGATCGCGTTCACCCAGTTCCTCGAGCCGATCCTGCGGATCGTCGCCTCGCTCAGCGACGTCACGGCCTCGATCGGCCGGTTCCTGCCGGGCGCGGCGAGCGACGCGCTCGTCGGGGCATCCTTCTACAACATCGCCTCGCTCGGGTCGACCCAGACGCTCGATTGGTGGCAGGGCGGGCTCGTGCTGCTCGGCATCGCGGTGGTCGCCACCGTGATCGGCGGCGCCACCACGTGGCGCCGGGACGTGGCGTAG
- a CDS encoding GntR family transcriptional regulator: MRASERAYEILREEILDGVLEPGAALAEVEQATRLGVSRTPVREALARLEADGLATAASARVLQVSELTAASITALYELREALEERAARLAAMRRDPARFEGLRRRLQQTPAQLASGDAGLRDYYDTVDAFDREIDAAVANPLLTGALRSARLHSARVRRLARHNPERLRAAASEHLLIVEAIVAGDASLAAHASHVHLHLSLRHALASVEARQPDGHRVA, from the coding sequence ATGCGAGCCAGCGAGCGAGCCTACGAGATCCTCCGCGAGGAGATCCTCGACGGAGTGCTCGAGCCCGGTGCCGCGCTCGCCGAGGTCGAGCAGGCCACCCGTCTCGGCGTCTCCCGAACCCCCGTGCGCGAAGCACTCGCCCGGCTCGAGGCCGATGGCCTGGCGACCGCCGCGTCGGCACGCGTGCTGCAGGTGAGCGAGCTGACGGCCGCGAGCATCACAGCGCTCTACGAGCTTCGCGAGGCACTCGAGGAGCGGGCCGCCCGCCTCGCGGCGATGCGACGCGATCCGGCGCGGTTCGAGGGGCTCCGCCGGCGGCTGCAGCAGACCCCGGCCCAACTCGCCTCGGGCGACGCCGGGCTTCGCGACTACTACGACACCGTCGACGCGTTCGACCGCGAGATCGACGCCGCGGTCGCGAATCCGCTGCTCACGGGCGCCCTCCGCAGCGCGCGTCTCCACTCGGCACGGGTGCGGCGGCTGGCCCGTCACAATCCCGAACGACTGCGCGCCGCGGCATCCGAGCACCTTCTGATCGTCGAGGCGATCGTCGCCGGCGACGCGTCGCTCGCGGCCCATGCCAGCCATGTGCACCTGCACCTGAGTCTTCGCCACGCACTCGCTTCGGTCGAGGCTCGTCAGCCCGACGGGCACCGCGTAGCCTGA
- a CDS encoding LysE family translocator, whose protein sequence is MVPAENLWAFVVASVVLIVIPGPSVLFVIGRSLALGRLGGLLSVIGNALGMLPLVAAVALGVGAIVAQSVVLFTIIKFAGAAYLVYLGVQAIRHRADAAASVDRKAAPNSHWRQLGEGFVVGVTNPKTIAFFVAVLPQFVSFTAGSIPLQLFELGVVFIVLALACDSVWALAASAARGWFARSPKRLAHLSATGGVMMIGLGGVLALSGNKH, encoded by the coding sequence ATGGTCCCCGCTGAGAACCTCTGGGCGTTCGTCGTCGCGTCGGTCGTGCTCATCGTGATCCCCGGACCGAGCGTGCTGTTCGTCATCGGCCGCTCGCTCGCACTCGGTCGTCTCGGCGGGCTCCTCAGCGTCATCGGCAACGCCCTCGGCATGCTGCCGCTCGTCGCCGCCGTGGCGCTCGGCGTCGGCGCGATCGTGGCCCAGTCGGTGGTGCTGTTCACGATCATCAAGTTCGCCGGCGCGGCGTACCTCGTCTACCTCGGCGTGCAGGCGATCAGGCACCGAGCGGATGCCGCGGCATCCGTCGATCGCAAGGCGGCACCGAACTCGCACTGGCGCCAGCTCGGCGAGGGCTTCGTCGTCGGCGTCACGAATCCCAAGACGATCGCGTTCTTCGTGGCCGTGCTGCCGCAGTTCGTGTCGTTCACGGCGGGGTCGATCCCGCTGCAGCTCTTCGAGCTCGGTGTGGTGTTCATTGTGCTCGCGCTGGCGTGCGACTCGGTCTGGGCGCTCGCCGCGAGTGCCGCGCGCGGCTGGTTCGCCCGCTCGCCGAAGCGGCTCGCCCACCTCTCGGCGACGGGCGGCGTGATGATGATCGGTCTCGGCGGAGTGCTGGCGCTCAGCGGCAACAAGCACTGA
- a CDS encoding cysteine desulfurase-like protein, which translates to MAYDVARIRSEFPSLESGWAQFDGPGGTQTPRSVGDAVASVLTGPLSNRGTIGVSEERAEAAVHGFRLAMADLVNGHPRGIVQGRSATQLAYDFSRHLSKQWGAGDEVVVTRLDHDSNVRPWVQAAERVGATVRWADFDPATGELPVEAVTALLTDRTRIVAVTAASNLIGTKPDIPAIAAAAHGVGALVYVDGVHSTAHELPDIEALGADFFTCSPYKFLGPHFGVLAAAPELLETIAPDKLLPSTNVVPERFEFGTLPYELLASATAAVDALAGLDGSPDAASSRRARLAASYTALHGHEEGLRTRIESGLAALPGVTVWSRASRRTPTLLMTFAGHEASEVTKRLAEHRVLAPSGNFYALEASRHLGLGDAGGLRVGLAPYTDDDDVERLLAGLASALG; encoded by the coding sequence ATGGCCTACGACGTCGCACGCATTCGGTCGGAGTTCCCCTCGCTCGAGAGCGGCTGGGCCCAGTTCGACGGGCCGGGGGGCACGCAGACGCCGAGGTCGGTCGGCGACGCCGTGGCATCCGTGCTCACCGGCCCGCTCTCGAACCGCGGCACCATCGGGGTCTCCGAGGAACGCGCCGAAGCGGCGGTGCACGGTTTCCGGCTCGCGATGGCCGACCTCGTCAACGGCCACCCGCGCGGCATCGTGCAGGGGCGCAGCGCCACGCAGCTCGCCTACGACTTCTCGCGGCACCTCTCGAAGCAATGGGGCGCGGGCGATGAGGTCGTCGTGACCCGGCTCGACCATGACTCGAACGTGCGCCCGTGGGTGCAGGCGGCCGAGCGGGTCGGCGCGACGGTGCGCTGGGCCGACTTCGACCCCGCCACGGGTGAGCTGCCCGTCGAGGCGGTCACCGCGTTGCTCACCGACCGCACCCGGATCGTCGCGGTCACAGCGGCGTCGAACCTGATCGGCACGAAGCCCGACATTCCGGCGATCGCCGCCGCTGCGCACGGAGTCGGCGCGCTCGTCTACGTCGACGGGGTCCACTCCACGGCACACGAACTGCCCGACATCGAGGCCCTCGGCGCCGACTTCTTCACCTGTTCGCCGTACAAGTTCCTCGGCCCCCACTTCGGCGTGCTCGCGGCGGCGCCCGAACTGCTCGAGACCATCGCACCCGACAAGCTGCTGCCGTCGACGAACGTCGTGCCCGAGCGGTTCGAGTTCGGCACCCTGCCCTACGAGCTGCTCGCCAGCGCCACGGCGGCGGTCGATGCGCTCGCCGGCCTCGACGGGTCGCCCGATGCCGCGAGCTCCCGCCGCGCGCGGCTCGCCGCGTCGTACACGGCACTGCACGGGCATGAGGAGGGACTCCGAACCCGCATCGAGTCGGGACTCGCCGCCCTGCCCGGCGTCACCGTGTGGTCGAGGGCATCGCGGCGCACGCCGACGCTGCTCATGACCTTCGCCGGCCACGAGGCATCCGAGGTCACGAAGCGCCTGGCCGAGCACCGGGTGCTCGCGCCGAGTGGCAACTTCTACGCCCTCGAGGCGTCGCGGCACCTCGGCCTCGGCGACGCCGGCGGCCTGCGGGTCGGGCTCGCGCCCTACACCGACGACGATGACGTCGAGCGGTTGCTCGCCGGCCTCGCGAGCGCGCTCGGCTGA
- a CDS encoding enoyl-CoA hydratase/isomerase family protein: protein MSDHISASVADGVGHVTLDRPQALNALSYEMIRALTAVFDAWRDDTEVGLVVIDGAGERGFCAGGDIRELYHYASNDDHAEARRFFRAEYRLDATIARYPKPVVAIMDGITMGGGIGLAGHASVRVVTERSRVAMPETRIGFTPDVGGSWLLANAPGELGVHLALNSRTMDAADALHAGFADSFVPSERLPHLLQALAERADPGTPAEIVMLFDETPGPSALALARDWVDACYSAPSVGEIIRRLRAFAEGRVTVPADGNPSGSFPLHPLDPAASAYAASAADELETLSPTALAVTLESVRRARTLPSLEAALEQEFRAVSWFIEQHDLREGIRAQVIDKDRQPRWNPPELGDLPPGLAARVLDEARYDPVSPA, encoded by the coding sequence GTGAGCGACCACATCTCCGCGAGCGTCGCCGACGGTGTCGGCCACGTGACGCTCGACCGCCCCCAGGCGCTGAACGCGCTCAGCTACGAGATGATCCGCGCGCTCACGGCGGTGTTCGACGCCTGGCGCGACGACACCGAGGTCGGCCTCGTCGTGATCGACGGCGCGGGGGAGCGGGGCTTCTGCGCGGGAGGCGACATCCGCGAGCTCTACCACTACGCGTCGAACGACGATCACGCCGAGGCCCGTCGGTTCTTCCGCGCCGAGTACCGGCTCGATGCCACGATCGCCCGCTACCCGAAGCCCGTCGTGGCGATCATGGACGGCATCACGATGGGCGGCGGCATCGGCCTCGCCGGCCACGCCTCGGTGCGCGTCGTCACCGAACGATCGCGCGTCGCGATGCCGGAGACCCGCATCGGCTTCACCCCCGACGTCGGCGGCTCCTGGCTGCTGGCGAACGCGCCGGGCGAGCTCGGCGTGCACCTCGCCCTGAACTCCCGCACGATGGATGCCGCCGACGCCCTGCACGCGGGCTTCGCCGACTCGTTCGTGCCCTCCGAACGGCTGCCGCACCTGCTGCAGGCGCTCGCCGAACGCGCCGACCCCGGCACCCCGGCCGAGATCGTCATGCTCTTCGACGAGACACCCGGCCCGTCCGCCCTGGCGCTCGCCCGCGATTGGGTCGACGCCTGCTACTCGGCGCCCTCGGTCGGCGAGATCATCCGTCGCCTCCGTGCCTTCGCCGAGGGGCGAGTGACGGTGCCGGCTGACGGGAACCCGTCGGGCTCGTTCCCGCTGCATCCACTCGACCCGGCCGCCTCCGCTTATGCCGCATCGGCCGCCGACGAGCTCGAGACCCTGTCGCCGACGGCGCTCGCCGTGACCCTCGAATCGGTGCGCCGCGCCCGCACGCTGCCGAGCCTTGAAGCCGCCCTCGAGCAGGAGTTCCGTGCGGTGTCGTGGTTCATCGAGCAGCACGACCTGCGCGAGGGAATCCGCGCGCAGGTCATCGACAAGGACCGGCAGCCGCGGTGGAATCCACCCGAGCTCGGCGACCTCCCGCCGGGTCTCGCGGCACGCGTGCTCGACGAGGCCCGCTACGACCCGGTGTCGCCCGCGTAG
- a CDS encoding rhodanese-related sulfurtransferase yields MAVAKILLYYAFTPLADPDAVRLWQRDLAESLGLRGRILISEHGLNGTLGGEMAALKRYVRKTRDYPAFKHIDFKWSGGSGLDDTGASLDFPKLSVKVREEIVSFGAPGELSVDGQGVVGGGTKLSPDALHELIAERGDEVVFFDGRNALEAAIGRFAGAVVPDVETTRDFVDELESGKYDELKGRPVVTYCTGGIRCEVLSSLMTSRGFGEVYQLDGGIVRYGERFGDDGLWQGSLYVFDGRGSLDFSDHAAVIGTCSSCGDPTNRTANCTDAGCDVEFVRCEACGAGACPAHASAAA; encoded by the coding sequence GTGGCCGTCGCCAAGATCCTCCTCTACTACGCCTTCACGCCGCTCGCCGACCCCGACGCCGTGCGGCTGTGGCAGCGCGACCTCGCCGAGTCGCTCGGGCTCCGCGGTCGCATCCTGATCTCCGAGCACGGCCTGAACGGCACCCTCGGTGGCGAGATGGCCGCCCTCAAGCGCTACGTGCGCAAGACCCGCGACTACCCCGCGTTCAAGCACATCGACTTCAAGTGGAGCGGCGGCAGCGGACTCGACGACACCGGCGCGAGCCTCGACTTCCCGAAGCTCAGCGTCAAGGTGCGCGAGGAGATCGTCTCGTTCGGCGCGCCCGGTGAGCTGAGTGTCGACGGGCAGGGCGTCGTCGGCGGCGGCACGAAGCTGAGCCCCGACGCGTTGCACGAGCTCATCGCTGAACGCGGTGACGAGGTCGTCTTCTTCGACGGTCGCAACGCGCTCGAGGCGGCGATCGGCCGTTTCGCCGGCGCCGTCGTGCCCGATGTCGAGACGACCCGCGACTTCGTCGACGAGCTCGAGTCCGGAAAGTACGACGAGCTGAAGGGTCGCCCCGTCGTCACGTACTGCACCGGCGGCATCCGCTGCGAGGTGCTCTCGAGCCTCATGACGAGCCGCGGCTTCGGCGAGGTCTACCAACTCGACGGCGGCATCGTGCGATACGGCGAGCGCTTCGGCGACGACGGCCTCTGGCAGGGCTCGCTCTATGTCTTCGACGGACGCGGCTCGCTCGACTTCAGCGATCACGCCGCCGTCATCGGCACGTGCTCGAGCTGCGGCGATCCCACGAACCGCACCGCCAACTGCACGGATGCCGGGTGCGACGTCGAGTTCGTGCGGTGCGAAGCGTGCGGGGCGGGCGCCTGCCCGGCGCATGCCTCCGCCGCCGCGTGA